The Primulina eburnea isolate SZY01 chromosome 12, ASM2296580v1, whole genome shotgun sequence genome includes the window TGGCTCGGGGGATATTTTATGACTGTCAGAAGTACCTGCAGATAGTATGCATGCTCCCAGACATCAATACCAAGCAGAGGAACCAAACTTGGACCTTTAGTAACCAGTGGATCCTGCACAGGAAGATCACCAAAAAATTCACCAAGCAGACATAAGTTTACAAACAGGGGAGACTAAGAACTGCCATATTTCCGACTAAGAACGTGCACTCTCCCAGCAATTCTTCCTAATATAGTAATGATGGTCTAAAGACTCGAAAAACATTTGATCAATGATCATATGAAAATTAATCCAAAACCCTGCATCACGTTGCTGCATGACAAGCAGTTGTATTCTAAAATGCAGGGCAAGTTCGGGATAGCTTGCACATACAATACATGCAAGTAAGTAAATCTTCCTAAAGCAAAATGAACTCAACTTTAAACGGACCATTTTAAACCTCAATATACACAAGGATAAAGCAGACTTGTCACTAAGCAGTTACAGTGTTGAACATAAGATACACACAATACACTGATGAAATAGAGTACGTCACTTACCTGATTAGCAGTAGTCTCGACCACCAGTCTCTTCAATTCTTTGTCCAGAGCAAGCCACTGGCGAAATTTGAGCAAACATCAAATAGGAAAAATAAGCATGAAACAACTTAAAATGAAAAGCAGACTCCAAAAACATCTGTATTGTATTGCAAGAAACCAACCAAATAGAGCCCCGAGCAACTGAAACTCGAAGTACACAAGGTTCCCGATGTAACATTGGAGGCCTTGAGCGTGATTGTTTTCATATTTACGATTAAATTGCAAGCAACGCATAATTAAGCAAAAGTAAAATATACTCACCACCCATCCAGACCCCTGTAAAGCAGCACCTTCTGCATTTATCTTCtgtacaagagcttccaatgaTCCAAAGTTACTGTCAACAACCGAACCTAAAGAGCCTTTTGGTGGCTCACCACCACCTTCCTGCAGTaacatatttaataaatttatgaaACAGAACTACTGATGAAAGGAGATTAACAATCCAAGATGCCAAACATAGAACGTACACGGACAGGAGCAAGATTCTTCCAGAAAATTGAGTGATTAATATGGCCTGGAAacgatttcaaaaaataaaataaatagagTGCTAAAATAAGTTAGAATGATCGTCTTAGAATTGTTGCAGTAAAAGTCTGGCCTCCCAAACTCATGTTTGAGTAGTCCAATAACAATCATCAACTTCCACCATGATCAGAAAATGCAGCTATATTCAAATTTCCAGCTTCACAATCATAATATACTGTTCTGAGATCATTTTCCAATGACATCCCACCGGAAGTCAACCGAAACTAACAAATATGAATCGAGAAATCAAGTATATCGGAACAACGTTTTAGGACCTCCTCCATTGAACTTGAGGGCGCTCTGCAACTTGACGGTGGCGGACGCATCGCCGTAGGAGATAGCGCTATCGAGCTGCTCCAGGGCCTTGTTGTAATTGGTGATGTAAGTCTGGTTGGTGCTTCTGGTGGTGGATCTGCATGATCTCGGAGCTGATTGCGGGCTCCAACGCGCCATAATCATAGGGAAGATCCGGCAAGGAGAACGTCTGAAGTCCGCGGAGCCCCAGAACTCCACTCCTGGCTAGGGTTTTAGCGCCGGCTAGGATTCGAAGAGACATTTCCGAGGGACTAATTGCTGTGAGAAGATTGAGTCCGTCTCAGGTTGAAAATGGTCTCTGCCGTCAGCTAAGAGCGCCGCCAACACGTGGCTACGTTTAAGGATAAATGCTTTTATGTCATTATACTAAATTTGAATATCAAATAGTAGTTAATTATAGGTTAACGTTGTTCTAAAATCGACCGTTCCACTTATTATCGTCTAGGggtatttataataattatattttatgagattttatattaaatttattaagataaatataatttttgtattgaattttttgtgtaataaaaattaatgtacaaatttaattataaatgaaACATTATTCTTCGATTTAATAAAAAGTGGAACCTGAGCCGAACTTTTGGGTTAGGTTTCAATCTGATTTGGTTATGGTTTGAATCGATTTAAAAAAGACGTTTTTTTACATATGATTTAGAAGCTAGGGAAGAGGATAGTAATCGACCTAATTAAAgttcattatttaaaataatatcaatatttaatttttattaaataaataaacatttgGAGCTAATATAACTTGGGATGGGGATATAAAAACACATTCTCAGCGGGCCACTGTGTATTTCCCTTCATTGAGCTTAAATTTGTCCATTCTATTAAGACATAAATAAGGATAATAGACTATATTTTTTTGTAGGAGTTTTAAAATCAGACACGACTCACTAACCCGACACGATTCAACccgaaaaaaatcaaatttgggTTTGGAGTTTTCATGTTCGAGTCAGATCGGGTTGAACCCGACAGCTAATCCGAAAAAATGATCGGGTTGGGTTGGGTTCGAGTCAACCCGGGTGAGTTGacccgaaaattttaattttttaaaaatataattaataaatattacatacatttttatatattgtatgtctgaaaaaatatttattgtatatttatatcataaattttcataatttaatatttattttgaatatattttattttctaaacaattttatttaatttagtaaatatattttatttttctagacTTTCAAATTTGAATCATATATACgaaatagatttttttttattatgtatttaaattaaaatattttttattttcttttaaaaaaatttcgaaaTCGGGTTAATCGAGTTGATTCGGGTTGAGTGTTTTCGGGTTGGGTCGGGTTGAGCAATTTTTAAATAGTACTATTGCTCAATCCGACCCAACCCACCCGAATTGACACCTGTAGTTCTTGGTGATAATTCACAAGGAAAATAGAAGATCAGAACATGCAACAATGTGACAGAAGCAAACCAAATTGAAGTAAGTATATTATATAAAACCTATATTGTgcacaaaatttatatttccccTTTGAGGTGACAAAAAGACATTTTTACAAAAGATGTTAATATCTCTGAGTCGGGAAAACAAGTTATTTGAATCTTAATACGTAATACGGTCAATAAAAAGAATCTCACGAAAGACTGCAGCATTTGTATGTGAAATGTCCAAGCAGATGGAGAAGAGAGAAGTACTCCTTGATTCACGCCAATGCTTGACATGTGGGAGGCTTTAGTGAAGCGTAATAAATTTCAAAAGTTTTTGTATCGAAACATAGACCTTCAAGCACGCAGATCCTTGTCTGATTCCCAAACTGTGTCCTTCGGGGCAGAAACATCGTTAAACTTCACAGCTCCAATCTCCACATGCAAAAGGGGATCCGATTCAGATTCCTTCAGCTGTATAGAGGAAAACAAAAGAAGCAAAACAATGGACAGGATGTAACCATTAGGTGTCTACTCTTCAAAACAGAGTAACAAACAATCTTCTAGATTTGAGAGGACGAAAAGATAGTATCTCATACCTGATCCAGTGTTGGTGCTTCTTCAGTTTTTTTCTGATTCTCGATAGTACAATAATAAGAATATAGAAACATTCCAACCATAGCAACCAAAATCCCAAAAATGTTCCTCCAGCTGAATGGATCACCAACCAAAACATAACCAAATGCTAATACTAAACAAGTTTTGAGATGCCCAAGAACTTGATAAGTGACAGGAGACGTTTTTCCAATCACGAGGAATGTGCTAAAATTAACAGAGATCGCGATCAGGCaggatataacaatgaacaccTGCAACACAACAATTGAATTCTGATTCTAGTTACACAATTTGGTATTTAAAACTAGTAATAGAGATATTAAGCCGTATCTTACTTACCAACACTCGTGGGGTGTATCCGAAGGAAAATACATTTAAGCCAGTTAAAAGCTTATCCAGAAATGGACCGGAGACAAGCAGGGTGACAGATTGATAAAAACAAGATTGATACAGAAGTTGGGTTGAAGAAATCTTGTACTTCTTTTGGATGGTATTAGTCATCTAAAATAAACTGTTAAGATCTCAAACaatcaaataatccaaaaatctAATGCGATGCATTGTGTAAAGATAGTTATGTCACGAGCCCATAAAATATATTCATAGAAAAACCAAACCACATAAAAAACATGAAATGCTGAAAGGTAATCGTTCTGCCGGATCCAATCGTAGGAAAAAAAGTTAGATTTACAAGATTTGTTTCAGGTAAGATATCCTGGCCCTTATAAGATTAAATCTGAAGATTATTTTCTATGCCTAGTACTGTAGTTTTCATGATGAATGAAAACAGTCCTTAAACACATTCTTCTAGAAAAGCCAAACCATATATGAACATGAAACGTCCCAAGGCATCATTCTGATGGATTTGATGGTTGGAAAAAAATTTTGCAACAAATTTTGCAGCTTGGGAGACATCCCAACTCATTGACAGATTAAACCCTGAAGATTATTTGTCGATGATTGTGTTGTAGGATGAAGAAACAGATTCACAGTCTCTGCTAAAATAATTGTAGTGAAAGCGAGCTCTAGATGAGTTTCAAGACGTTGACGAAGAATAGTCAAGAGTTCCTGAATTCTTCCGTCAATTTATGTTTAAGATCAATGACGCAAAATAGTTTAAATTAAAGGGATGGTACTGTAACATCTTTCCTTTCTGCTTCTAACTTAAGTACTAGAATCATTAAGGTTATAATTTCAGCTAACTGTCACCagattttggatttttttttgacCCAGGTAAGGAAATAGTGGCCAAAGTTAAATGCTTCCTTGTTTACACAGGAATTAGTCTTCACAAAAGGGTAAAATATAAAGCTCATCTTACATCCCCTTATAAGCAGGAGCCTTTTGCGCTGAGTATGCCCTTATATGCTCCTATTCAGTTCATATGGCAGCAAAAAGGGAGAAACACGACGCTCGCCTTATATCCCCTTATAAGCAGTAGCCTAGGCCACCAAGGGCGCCCAGTGGCTTTATACTCATATTTAGTTCATCATCATATTAGTATCAGCAAGTTTCAACAAGTTTTACATATATCACGTCTCTGAGTGCAATCTGATAGCTCATTTCTCCAGAAATATGCTCGTGTCTTATCCTACTACATGTTTTTCTTCTGGCAGTAGTTCACACAATTTTCAGACTTAGTGGTAGCATTGGAAGAGTTAGTTTTAAAGAGCCAAGGTTTAATCTGAATGAATGACATAAAGAATGAATCTATATAGAAAAAGGATACAATTTGAGCAACACAAGTTGTAACAACTGCAAGAAAAGATAGAAACGATCCCAGAAAATTGAGCTGCAGATCAGTGATGGTGGCAATTCCAACACCTAAAAGAAGAATTCCGAGAGAAAACTTTATGCTTTTACTGCAATTGTCACAACCCAAAACAAATATTAGAgacagaacagatcaatgaaaACATGTCCCACAAATCACTTTGTATGCAAATCAGATGataaaaaatcacatttcttagaAGAAGTCAGATGCACAGAAGTCAGAACGGATGTAAGAAAATGATTTTGTCCATTGCCATGTACAAAGTCATCATAGGACAAACTAGCTGAACCACAGTAATGGCTAACTCAAACAATCCACTAGTCTAGCACCCCACATAGTCTAACTAATAGCCCCTTCAGAAAATAGTTCCCAGTAACAATATCAATTAAAGTGAAAATACAGATAGAACAACCCACTCAGCTCGCATAACAATTTTTACTGAGCACGGCCAAAAAAAATTAACTGTATCATTCAACCGTAATGAAGTAAAAAGGACAAACATGcagatatattttataatataaataattttccaCAAGATATGCGAGCACCAACCTGAATGTTTTGCCGAAGAAAAGGGTTTCCAATAGTACCGTGCATGGGATAATTGCCAGCTTAGTCATCTggtcaagtaataaaagtacaccTTTAAGTCAGAGAGAATGCAGCAGCTCAGGGTTGAACCTGTTGGTAaagaaacataaacaagaaaattTTACCTGATAAAAACCAACAGAATTGAAACCTAAGCTGAGATTTAACAATCCGATCGAAATTCCATTTAGAATGCCGAATCCAATCACGGTTTGTGAATCTATTGGTTTGTGCTCAAAAAGCTTCATCCACAGTGCCACATGAAGAGAACAGAAAGTAACCAGTAGATGCCAGCTTGTCAAAGTTGTAGCTGTATAGGGGGGAAATTGAAGCGATGTTATTCCATATATGTGCTTGTATCTTTTCTAATGCATCCTAACCCTCACAAAACCTATTTATAATGAAAAGTGACTCCCTTTCCTTTCTACTACTTCCATAAAGTAAAAAAACATTCAAACAACTTTACAAGCAACCAGTCAGATAACCAAGTTTAATCAGTCAAGTCCTCGTAAATTGATCTATACTTCACACCAAGTTTTAAGGAAAACTTGATACCATAAATAGTTCAGGCTTGTAAGTACACAAACTATTCCTTGCGCCAAGATTTATATGAAATTTTTCAGGGATCATGTACGATTGATGGGATATATCATGTCGATCTTAAGGGGTGTGAGATCTGTTTTTCCCGACTCTTTTGAAGCATTCAGATTCATGCACAAAACAAAATGCTCACTTCCTCAATTAAGCTAGTTCGACTGCTTCAAAGCTTTACCACATATTAGCAACGGAAATAAACAA containing:
- the LOC140807336 gene encoding UDP-xylose transporter 2-like, whose protein sequence is MGDSKGFQLGTIGALTLSVVSSVSIVICNKALMSSLHFIFATTLTSWHLLVTFCSLHVALWMKLFEHKPIDSQTVIGFGILNGISIGLLNLSLGFNSVGFYQMTKLAIIPCTVLLETLFFGKTFSKSIKFSLGILLLGVGIATITDLQLNFLGSFLSFLAVVTTCVAQIMTNTIQKKYKISSTQLLYQSCFYQSVTLLVSGPFLDKLLTGLNVFSFGYTPRVLVFIVISCLIAISVNFSTFLVIGKTSPVTYQVLGHLKTCLVLAFGYVLVGDPFSWRNIFGILVAMVGMFLYSYYCTIENQKKTEEAPTLDQLKESESDPLLHVEIGAVKFNDVSAPKDTVWESDKDLRA